A window of the Virgibacillus pantothenticus genome harbors these coding sequences:
- a CDS encoding ABC transporter ATP-binding protein, with translation MSQKQQAQSVLEIKNLHTGFLIDNELHHAVMDVSFNVNSKEIVCVVGESGCGKSVMSLSIMQLLPKTNSKISAGEVIFNGEDLVQKSEKEMNQIRGKDIAMIFQEPMTALNPVFSIGWQLREVLFNHLEISKQKATNKAIDLLKQVGISRPEKIMDEYPHQLSGGMRQRVIIAMAIALQPKLLIADEPTTALDVTIQAQILELLKGIQNQVNMAIMLITHDLGVVAEMADRVIVMYAGQIVEKAGVVELFTKPKHPYTQSLLESIPKMDKTVEKLNTIDGIVPSLDNMPEVGCRFAGRCPKAFGDCPLITPQLAEVAAGQYARCLLFDECYPDKTSRIKEVEKV, from the coding sequence TTGTCGCAGAAACAACAAGCCCAAAGCGTACTTGAAATTAAAAATTTACATACAGGTTTTTTAATAGATAATGAATTACATCATGCCGTAATGGATGTGAGTTTTAACGTCAACTCTAAAGAAATTGTTTGCGTCGTTGGCGAATCAGGATGTGGAAAAAGTGTTATGTCATTATCTATTATGCAGCTTCTTCCAAAGACAAATTCTAAGATTTCTGCAGGAGAAGTTATTTTTAATGGAGAAGATCTGGTCCAAAAGTCGGAAAAGGAAATGAACCAAATTCGTGGTAAAGATATTGCAATGATTTTTCAAGAACCTATGACAGCATTAAATCCTGTTTTTTCGATTGGCTGGCAGTTGAGGGAGGTTTTATTTAATCATTTGGAAATATCCAAGCAAAAAGCTACAAATAAAGCCATTGACCTGTTGAAACAAGTAGGAATATCCCGTCCAGAAAAAATTATGGATGAATATCCGCACCAACTATCTGGTGGGATGCGTCAGCGTGTCATTATCGCTATGGCGATTGCACTGCAGCCCAAACTATTAATTGCAGATGAACCAACAACAGCATTGGATGTAACGATTCAGGCACAAATACTAGAGCTTCTTAAAGGTATACAAAATCAAGTCAACATGGCAATTATGCTCATCACTCATGATTTAGGTGTCGTTGCAGAGATGGCCGATAGAGTAATCGTTATGTATGCTGGACAAATCGTAGAAAAGGCTGGTGTCGTTGAATTATTTACAAAACCTAAACATCCGTATACGCAGTCATTGCTGGAAAGTATACCAAAGATGGATAAGACAGTGGAAAAACTAAACACCATTGATGGTATAGTACCTTCATTGGATAATATGCCTGAAGTAGGTTGCCGTTTTGCTGGCAGATGTCCAAAAGCATTCGGAGATTGCCCGCTTATAACACCACAACTTGCTGAAGTGGCTGCCGGTCAATATGCACGCTGC
- a CDS encoding NADH:flavin oxidoreductase — MNKLFEQGYLGTQVLKNRYILAPMTRVSSEADGTPNERVHRYYERYAKGGFAVVITEGVYPDTKHSQAYEFQGGLATEQHAANWKPIVESVQSHGALMIAQLMHGGAQTQGNYYSDVTVAPSPFTPPSDKAEIYGGSGPYPEAKELTLAEIEEVKQGFVQSAKYAKKAGFNGVELHGANGYLLDEFLSKGINQRTDQYGGSVENRVRLLKELIVDVREAVGGTMIVGIRISQLKATDKSYKWPGGEEEAATIFSELGKTDVDYIHISDDDATTPGFGDGTMTMSEAAKKYSGKPIIACGSLGDPEKAATVIEQGQADFIAIARQALANPDTPNRVKNGKPLDTFDGKAILTPRAYVKDFELEM; from the coding sequence ATGAACAAGCTGTTTGAACAAGGGTATTTAGGTACACAAGTATTAAAAAATCGCTATATTTTAGCGCCCATGACTAGAGTTAGCTCGGAAGCAGATGGAACACCCAATGAACGTGTACACCGTTATTACGAAAGATACGCAAAAGGTGGTTTTGCCGTTGTTATTACGGAAGGCGTTTATCCTGATACAAAACATAGTCAAGCCTATGAATTTCAGGGCGGGTTAGCTACTGAACAACACGCTGCAAACTGGAAACCAATTGTAGAAAGTGTCCAATCACATGGTGCATTAATGATTGCACAATTGATGCATGGCGGGGCACAAACCCAAGGGAATTATTATTCGGATGTTACTGTCGCACCATCTCCATTCACTCCTCCGAGTGATAAAGCTGAAATTTACGGAGGTAGCGGTCCTTACCCTGAAGCAAAGGAATTAACACTTGCTGAAATTGAAGAAGTGAAACAAGGGTTTGTTCAATCGGCTAAATATGCGAAGAAAGCTGGTTTTAATGGAGTGGAATTGCATGGAGCAAATGGTTATTTACTCGATGAATTTTTATCGAAAGGGATTAATCAGCGTACGGATCAGTATGGCGGCAGTGTAGAAAATAGGGTCCGCCTTTTAAAAGAATTGATAGTTGATGTTCGTGAGGCGGTAGGAGGGACGATGATTGTAGGTATTCGCATTTCCCAATTAAAAGCAACAGATAAAAGTTATAAGTGGCCTGGTGGAGAAGAAGAAGCGGCTACTATTTTCTCTGAGCTTGGAAAAACAGATGTGGATTATATTCATATTTCGGATGATGACGCCACTACGCCAGGCTTCGGTGATGGAACGATGACAATGTCAGAGGCAGCCAAAAAATATTCCGGTAAGCCAATTATTGCTTGTGGAAGCTTGGGCGACCCAGAAAAAGCTGCTACGGTTATTGAACAGGGACAAGCTGACTTTATAGCAATTGCCCGTCAGGCGTTAGCCAATCCTGATACGCCAAATCGAGTAAAAAATGGAAAACCGCTAGATACATTTGATGGAAAAGCAATTCTGACACCAAGAGCATATGTAAAAGATTTTGAGCTAGAAATGTAA
- a CDS encoding HD domain-containing protein, which produces MRNVTLEAVFLHPITQRYLKRSGVAHAIAVAEHAFVLAEQYHVNPDHATKAALLHDVGHYTWYREGKWDYDMYRKNDIHAIKGASRAHKLLIRIGEDRQVAKEIAVAILLHTDSYLPTGELQLKPLQQVVHLADEADEESGGNHHYRRIDDKVALERVRLLDKKIEQWLRMNGMKHII; this is translated from the coding sequence ATGAGGAATGTAACATTAGAAGCTGTATTTTTACATCCGATTACGCAACGATATCTGAAACGTTCAGGTGTGGCTCATGCGATTGCTGTAGCAGAGCATGCATTTGTATTAGCGGAGCAGTATCACGTAAACCCTGACCATGCTACTAAGGCTGCATTATTACACGATGTGGGTCACTACACCTGGTATCGGGAAGGCAAATGGGATTATGATATGTATCGAAAAAATGATATTCATGCGATTAAAGGAGCAAGCCGTGCGCATAAATTACTCATTCGAATTGGTGAGGATCGTCAGGTGGCTAAGGAAATAGCAGTAGCTATCCTCCTTCATACAGATTCTTATTTGCCAACCGGTGAATTGCAATTAAAGCCATTACAGCAAGTGGTTCACTTGGCGGATGAAGCTGATGAAGAAAGTGGTGGAAATCATCATTATAGACGCATTGATGATAAAGTTGCGTTAGAACGAGTTCGGTTATTAGACAAAAAGATTGAGCAATGGTTAAGAATGAATGGGATGAAACATATTATTTAA
- a CDS encoding MFS transporter, with the protein MKPPLPKNYIYTILLFWCALVVVSAVYIIIPITDSLAAYFQVTEQQAAWMSSVFSIFYACGFLLFAPLSQKFGKKQIIVFGLLVLACFTFLTALPQAFNAVLTFRALQGLFAATFAPTALAYVFELFPDYWRITVIGYISFGYVLAGVTGQAVADHVNQIFDWQSVFYMFAAIYIVTALLFIWLLPKVSNETKKNVMAEYMRQLQVISKRKNLLLCYGITFPLLFTFIGMYTILGDYLQAAPYYLSDEAIYYVRALGVIGMIFSPLAAKLAGRVKELTLLRFSLCLSMISLILMGISSSLQFIVTMSITYVAGIACTFPIIMKIIGDISGLERSAASSFYAFVLFIGASLGSITLVMVEIWGRTGTHLFLAGCLAIAFLIALSMKLHGEYKRDGSFSEILLQQDKHKR; encoded by the coding sequence GTGAAGCCACCATTACCCAAAAATTACATCTATACGATTCTCTTATTTTGGTGTGCCCTTGTTGTTGTTTCTGCTGTTTATATAATAATCCCTATTACGGATTCTTTAGCAGCCTATTTTCAGGTTACAGAACAACAAGCTGCTTGGATGAGCAGTGTGTTTTCTATTTTTTATGCTTGTGGTTTTCTGTTGTTTGCTCCTTTATCACAAAAATTTGGAAAAAAACAGATTATCGTTTTTGGTCTTTTGGTACTAGCTTGCTTTACCTTCTTGACAGCGCTTCCCCAAGCTTTTAATGCGGTTTTAACCTTCCGAGCGTTGCAAGGTTTGTTTGCAGCAACCTTCGCTCCAACAGCTCTTGCATATGTTTTTGAACTATTTCCTGACTATTGGCGTATTACAGTAATTGGTTATATTAGTTTTGGCTATGTGTTAGCTGGGGTTACTGGTCAAGCTGTTGCAGATCACGTGAACCAGATATTTGATTGGCAGTCGGTGTTCTATATGTTTGCTGCTATTTATATTGTTACGGCTCTTTTGTTCATATGGTTATTGCCAAAAGTAAGCAATGAAACGAAAAAAAATGTTATGGCTGAATACATGCGACAATTGCAAGTGATCTCAAAACGGAAAAATTTACTATTATGCTACGGTATTACTTTTCCCCTGCTGTTTACTTTTATTGGCATGTATACGATTTTAGGAGATTATTTGCAAGCGGCTCCCTATTATTTATCAGATGAAGCCATTTACTATGTTCGGGCATTAGGGGTTATTGGTATGATTTTTTCACCGCTTGCAGCGAAACTAGCTGGTCGGGTAAAAGAACTGACGCTCCTTCGCTTTAGCCTGTGCCTCAGTATGATTAGTTTAATACTGATGGGTATAAGTAGCAGTCTGCAGTTTATCGTGACTATGAGTATAACGTATGTAGCCGGGATAGCTTGTACCTTCCCGATTATTATGAAGATAATTGGTGACATCAGTGGACTAGAAAGATCTGCTGCTTCCTCATTTTATGCATTTGTTCTATTTATTGGTGCTTCTCTTGGTTCGATTACGCTTGTCATGGTAGAAATATGGGGAAGAACAGGAACACATTTATTCCTAGCAGGATGTTTAGCAATAGCCTTTTTAATAGCGCTAAGTATGAAGCTTCATGGCGAATATAAAAGAGACGGCAGTTTCTCAGAAATCCTCCTTCAACAAGACAAGCATAAACGATAA
- the bioB gene encoding biotin synthase BioB, whose amino-acid sequence MLNFQSLANAVVEGYALTEGESLAILNCPDDAILPLLHSAFSIRKHYYGNKVKLNMIINTKSGACSENCGYCAQSRDSTNPIQKYKMMDKASIIKGAERAMQMNAGTYCIVASGRGPTKRELNHITSAVKEIKEKYPLKICACLGILKPGQAEQLKDAGVDRYNHNINTSKAHHHNITTSHTYQDRVQTLNQVKKANISPCSGVIIGMKETKQDVIQMALALKELEAASIPVNFLHAMEGTLLEGTDELNPLYCLKVLCLFRFTNPTTEIRVSGGREVNLRSLQPLSLYPANSIFIGDYLTTAGQVATKDFQMLKDLGFEIDYGETKAPVY is encoded by the coding sequence ATGTTAAATTTCCAATCATTAGCAAATGCTGTTGTAGAAGGATATGCACTAACCGAGGGAGAAAGCTTAGCCATTTTAAATTGCCCAGACGATGCCATTCTACCGTTATTGCATAGTGCTTTTTCTATTAGAAAACACTATTACGGCAATAAAGTAAAATTAAATATGATTATAAATACGAAATCTGGGGCATGCTCGGAAAATTGTGGGTATTGTGCACAGTCCCGTGATTCCACAAATCCCATTCAAAAATACAAAATGATGGACAAAGCCTCCATTATAAAAGGGGCAGAAAGAGCCATGCAAATGAATGCTGGTACGTACTGTATTGTTGCCAGCGGGCGAGGACCAACAAAACGGGAATTGAATCACATTACAAGTGCTGTTAAGGAAATTAAAGAAAAGTACCCTTTAAAAATTTGTGCCTGTCTTGGCATCTTAAAACCAGGACAAGCAGAGCAACTAAAAGATGCAGGTGTTGACAGATATAACCACAATATTAATACGTCTAAAGCTCATCACCATAATATTACTACGAGCCATACCTATCAAGATCGTGTACAAACCTTAAACCAAGTAAAAAAAGCGAATATATCGCCCTGCTCAGGAGTCATTATCGGAATGAAAGAAACGAAACAAGATGTTATCCAAATGGCATTGGCCTTAAAAGAATTAGAAGCTGCTTCTATTCCTGTTAATTTTTTACACGCAATGGAAGGAACGCTACTTGAAGGAACGGATGAGTTAAACCCATTGTATTGCTTAAAGGTATTATGCTTGTTTCGTTTTACGAATCCAACCACTGAAATTAGGGTGTCCGGAGGGCGTGAAGTGAATTTAAGAAGTCTACAACCTCTAAGCTTATATCCAGCAAATTCTATATTTATAGGAGACTATTTAACCACCGCTGGACAAGTAGCAACAAAAGACTTTCAAATGCTAAAAGATCTTGGTTTTGAAATAGATTATGGAGAGACGAAAGCACCTGTATATTAA
- a CDS encoding dicarboxylate/amino acid:cation symporter produces the protein MSLTKKILIALILGVAVGIGLTFAPTDVFSVIDTYALNPVGEIFLNLIMMIVVPIVFVSIVLGTVGLGDPSKLGKIGIQTISFYLITTAIALVIGLGVGLVLKPGEGGTFDIGDASYEEEAAPPIMDTIVQIIPKNPIEAMSTGNMLQIIVFAIFIGVALAVLGKKTSGIRNLFEQANEILIFLVNAIMKTAPYGAFALIASAVGEAGLDALGSMFMYMFAVILALVLHGAITYSIAIKTLGKASPVKFYKSFFPAMSVAFSTSSSSAALPVSMKMAQEKLGVKKSISSFVQPLGATINMDGTAIMQAVATVFIAQVYAEPLGLSQMLMVVLTATLASIGTAGVPGVGLIMLAMVLKQVGLPVDGIALIIGVDRLLDMLRTSLNITGDAACAYIISENEKRKNDLLEEKSA, from the coding sequence ATGAGTCTTACAAAGAAAATATTGATTGCCCTAATATTAGGTGTTGCTGTAGGTATTGGCTTAACATTTGCACCTACTGATGTGTTTTCTGTGATTGATACGTATGCATTGAACCCAGTTGGAGAAATATTTTTAAATTTAATTATGATGATTGTAGTACCAATTGTGTTTGTGTCTATTGTACTCGGCACAGTGGGATTGGGTGATCCCTCCAAATTAGGAAAAATAGGGATACAAACGATTAGCTTTTACTTAATAACTACAGCTATCGCTTTAGTTATTGGTTTAGGGGTAGGATTGGTTCTGAAACCAGGTGAAGGTGGAACGTTTGACATAGGTGATGCTTCATATGAAGAAGAGGCAGCGCCACCAATTATGGATACAATTGTCCAAATTATACCAAAGAATCCAATTGAAGCAATGTCTACAGGAAACATGTTACAAATAATCGTTTTTGCTATTTTTATTGGAGTAGCTTTAGCTGTGCTTGGTAAGAAAACGAGCGGTATACGCAATTTATTTGAACAGGCAAATGAAATATTGATCTTCCTTGTTAATGCAATTATGAAAACTGCTCCATACGGTGCGTTTGCCTTAATTGCCTCAGCGGTGGGAGAAGCTGGATTAGACGCGTTAGGTTCGATGTTTATGTATATGTTTGCAGTTATTTTAGCCTTAGTGTTACATGGTGCAATTACGTACAGCATTGCCATTAAGACATTAGGAAAGGCAAGCCCAGTAAAATTTTATAAATCGTTTTTCCCGGCAATGTCCGTTGCTTTTAGTACTTCTAGTTCAAGTGCTGCATTACCAGTATCGATGAAGATGGCGCAAGAAAAGCTGGGTGTAAAAAAATCAATCAGTAGTTTTGTTCAACCATTGGGTGCGACGATTAATATGGACGGAACTGCAATTATGCAAGCAGTTGCTACTGTCTTTATTGCGCAAGTTTATGCAGAACCGTTAGGCTTAAGTCAAATGCTAATGGTTGTTTTAACAGCTACGCTAGCAAGTATTGGAACAGCAGGGGTTCCTGGGGTAGGATTGATTATGCTAGCGATGGTGTTAAAACAAGTAGGCTTACCTGTAGATGGAATTGCCTTAATTATTGGAGTAGATCGATTATTGGATATGTTACGTACATCCTTAAATATAACAGGAGATGCGGCGTGTGCATATATCATTTCAGAAAATGAAAAACGCAAAAATGATCTGCTGGAGGAAAAATCAGCTTAA
- the acsA gene encoding acetate--CoA ligase, which translates to MDMEKIPAREGNHNLKDYERARQTFSWDSIKSNFSWFETGKVNMAFEAVDRHADNPDKKDQTALLFSSPDREEKLTFDDLRRESNKFANVLRKYGIKKGDRVFLFMPRSPEFYASFFGIIKVGAIAGPLFEAFMEQAVRDRLQDSEARMLITTPDLLKRVPQADLPALEKIILIGEHEETVDQYINYKVEMEAAANETEIEWVDLEDGMLLHYTSGSTGKPKGVYHVHNAMLQHYATGDWVLDLKKNDIYWCTADPGWVTGTSYGIFAPWLHGVTNVVRGGRFSPDDWYHTLGKYSVTVWYTAPTALRKLVSAGKETVEKYDLSALRHILSVGEPLNPEVITWGLKAFELRIHDTWWMTETGAQLIVNLPCLEIRPGSMGKPIPGIEATIIDNEGNELPPYQMGNLAIKKGWPSMMRTVWNNHGKYESYFIHGWYVSGDSAYKDEDGYFWFQGRLDDVINTSGERVGPFEVESKLIEHPAVAEAGVIGKPHPERGEIIKAFITLNDGYEDSEALRDEIRQFVKTGLSAHAAPRELEVRDTIPKTRSGKIMRRLLKSWELGLPTGDTSTLEE; encoded by the coding sequence GTGGATATGGAGAAGATCCCCGCTAGAGAAGGGAATCATAATCTTAAGGATTATGAACGAGCGAGACAAACATTTTCGTGGGACAGTATAAAATCGAACTTTTCTTGGTTTGAAACAGGCAAGGTAAATATGGCTTTTGAGGCAGTGGATCGTCACGCTGATAATCCGGATAAAAAAGATCAGACTGCGTTGTTATTTTCATCACCGGATCGAGAAGAGAAGCTAACCTTTGACGACCTGCGTAGAGAGAGTAATAAGTTTGCAAATGTTTTACGTAAGTATGGAATAAAAAAAGGGGATCGAGTGTTTTTATTTATGCCGAGAAGCCCTGAATTCTATGCGTCTTTCTTCGGTATTATAAAGGTAGGTGCTATTGCTGGACCTTTATTTGAAGCTTTTATGGAGCAAGCTGTTAGAGACCGTTTACAGGATAGTGAGGCAAGAATGCTGATTACGACCCCTGATTTATTGAAACGAGTTCCACAAGCTGATTTGCCCGCATTGGAAAAAATAATTCTTATTGGTGAGCATGAAGAAACGGTGGATCAATATATTAATTATAAAGTGGAAATGGAAGCAGCCGCCAATGAAACAGAGATTGAATGGGTTGACTTGGAAGACGGTATGCTGCTTCATTACACCTCTGGGTCTACAGGAAAACCAAAAGGAGTTTACCATGTGCACAATGCGATGCTGCAGCATTATGCAACAGGCGATTGGGTGCTGGATTTAAAGAAAAATGACATTTATTGGTGTACCGCTGATCCTGGTTGGGTAACAGGTACCAGCTATGGAATTTTTGCACCTTGGCTCCATGGCGTGACGAATGTCGTCCGTGGGGGAAGATTTTCGCCTGATGATTGGTATCATACACTTGGAAAATATAGCGTTACAGTTTGGTATACAGCACCAACCGCATTACGTAAGTTGGTTAGTGCAGGGAAAGAAACGGTTGAAAAATACGATCTTTCTGCATTACGCCATATCCTAAGTGTTGGTGAGCCTTTGAATCCAGAAGTTATTACGTGGGGATTGAAGGCTTTTGAACTTCGCATTCATGATACATGGTGGATGACAGAAACGGGAGCACAATTGATTGTCAATCTTCCCTGCTTGGAAATACGGCCTGGTTCCATGGGTAAACCAATTCCAGGCATTGAAGCAACGATTATTGACAATGAAGGAAATGAATTACCCCCGTATCAAATGGGGAATTTAGCTATTAAAAAAGGATGGCCCTCGATGATGCGTACAGTCTGGAATAATCATGGAAAATATGAAAGCTACTTTATCCATGGATGGTACGTATCAGGTGATAGCGCTTATAAAGATGAAGATGGTTATTTTTGGTTCCAGGGACGTTTAGATGACGTCATTAATACATCAGGGGAACGAGTTGGTCCGTTTGAAGTGGAAAGCAAACTTATCGAGCATCCTGCTGTTGCAGAAGCTGGTGTAATTGGTAAGCCACATCCAGAACGGGGAGAAATCATTAAAGCATTTATTACGTTAAATGATGGATACGAGGACTCGGAAGCATTACGAGATGAAATAAGACAATTTGTAAAAACCGGATTAAGTGCCCATGCAGCACCTAGAGAGTTAGAAGTAAGAGATACTATTCCAAAAACACGGAGTGGAAAGATCATGCGCCGACTATTAAAGTCTTGGGAACTAGGATTACCTACGGGTGATACATCTACATTAGAAGAATAA
- a CDS encoding nucleotidyltransferase family protein, translating into MVATEQDIVKIIQEDADMMALLKAVRSMYLPDWWICAGFVRGKIWDTLHGLKTPLPDIDVIYFDKKSMDEERDKQLEKELHQILSPVPWSVKNQARMHNRNHVPPYTSSEDAISKFPETATALGVRLDQNEKVILTAPHGIKDAIQLEVRPTTYFLQTEERMKIYRDRVSEKNWQLIWNKVKIHYI; encoded by the coding sequence ATGGTAGCAACCGAACAAGATATTGTAAAAATCATTCAAGAAGATGCTGATATGATGGCGCTACTGAAAGCAGTTAGGTCCATGTATTTACCAGATTGGTGGATATGTGCTGGTTTTGTTAGGGGAAAAATATGGGATACACTACATGGTTTAAAAACTCCTCTTCCTGATATTGATGTCATTTATTTTGATAAGAAAAGCATGGATGAAGAGAGAGATAAACAATTAGAGAAAGAGTTACATCAGATTTTATCTCCTGTTCCTTGGTCAGTAAAAAATCAAGCGAGAATGCATAACAGAAACCATGTGCCTCCATATACTTCCTCGGAGGACGCTATTTCAAAATTTCCTGAAACTGCAACAGCACTAGGAGTACGGTTAGATCAGAACGAAAAGGTTATTTTAACTGCCCCTCATGGGATAAAAGATGCAATTCAATTAGAAGTAAGACCAACAACGTATTTTTTGCAAACAGAGGAAAGGATGAAGATATATCGTGACCGGGTCAGTGAGAAGAATTGGCAATTAATTTGGAATAAAGTAAAGATTCATTATATATAG
- a CDS encoding class I SAM-dependent methyltransferase has protein sequence MSKEFWDESFSDNKFVYGKTANDFIQSMSQLMLAESAVACFAEGEGRNAVYLAECGHYVTAYDQSTVGLDKTSQLAHENGVSVKTVQKDLTKENVVKNKYDAAIMVFGHVPREQQHFLMDNMLQSLKTGGYLMLEVYSEDQLEYQTGGPKDKTMLYRPTDLLNWLDGHKWIHFYYGEAERHEGTRHSGLCHVVQVVLKKT, from the coding sequence ATGTCAAAGGAATTTTGGGATGAGAGTTTTTCCGATAACAAGTTTGTGTATGGTAAAACAGCCAATGATTTTATCCAGTCTATGAGTCAACTAATGCTAGCAGAATCAGCTGTAGCCTGTTTTGCTGAAGGAGAAGGACGAAATGCGGTATACTTAGCGGAATGTGGCCATTATGTAACGGCATATGATCAATCAACTGTGGGGCTTGACAAAACAAGTCAATTAGCTCATGAAAACGGCGTATCCGTAAAGACTGTCCAAAAAGATCTTACCAAGGAAAACGTAGTTAAAAACAAATATGATGCTGCTATCATGGTGTTTGGTCATGTTCCTAGAGAACAGCAGCATTTTTTAATGGATAATATGCTACAGTCACTCAAGACTGGTGGCTATCTTATGTTAGAAGTATATTCAGAGGATCAACTGGAATATCAAACCGGCGGACCAAAGGACAAAACCATGTTATATCGGCCAACTGATTTGTTGAATTGGCTGGATGGTCATAAATGGATTCACTTTTATTATGGTGAAGCAGAAAGACATGAAGGAACGAGACATTCAGGATTGTGCCATGTCGTGCAAGTGGTACTTAAGAAAACATAA
- the hmpA gene encoding NO-inducible flavohemoprotein, translating into MKTKATTTQLDEQSKQLIKATIPILQEQGTAITKRFYQLMLGDHPELNHLFNQTNQRRGDQPAALANTVYAAAANIDQLEKIVPHVYQIAHKHRSLNVRPDQYPIVGKYLLLAMKDVLGETASDDIIAAWEKAYGIIADLFIQAEKKLYEKTEKQSGGWAGFRNFKVTQKIKESDVITSFYLQPKDGLAIPDFSPGQYITIKAEIPSEPYTHLRQYSLSTSPGKDYYRISVKREAGDSQTPKGIVSNFLHDFVQEGSILPVSAPAGDFTLDLNDNRPLILISGGVGVTPMMSMLETVIQEQPAREVVFIHAAKAGNFHALKDRVQAISNEYDHVSSYTLYSEPEKEDRCDVSGYISYEWLRTILPATNAAFYFCGPKGFMNKTYLILKQLHVANTDMHYEIFGPAADITAS; encoded by the coding sequence ATGAAAACAAAAGCAACAACGACTCAGTTAGACGAACAAAGTAAACAACTGATTAAGGCTACGATTCCAATATTACAAGAACAAGGGACTGCAATTACAAAACGATTCTATCAATTAATGTTAGGTGACCACCCCGAGTTAAATCACCTTTTTAATCAAACAAACCAACGACGAGGTGATCAACCTGCCGCATTAGCAAATACAGTATATGCTGCTGCTGCAAATATTGATCAATTAGAAAAAATTGTACCTCATGTTTATCAAATTGCACATAAGCATAGAAGTTTAAATGTTAGACCGGACCAATACCCAATTGTTGGTAAATACCTACTGTTAGCGATGAAAGATGTACTGGGGGAAACAGCTAGCGATGATATTATCGCTGCATGGGAAAAGGCATACGGAATCATTGCGGATCTATTTATTCAAGCAGAAAAAAAGCTATATGAAAAAACAGAAAAGCAATCTGGCGGTTGGGCAGGGTTTCGCAACTTTAAAGTCACTCAAAAAATAAAAGAAAGTGATGTCATTACATCATTTTATTTACAGCCTAAAGATGGTCTAGCAATTCCCGATTTCTCACCAGGACAATATATAACGATTAAAGCGGAGATTCCAAGCGAACCTTATACACATCTTCGCCAATACAGCTTATCTACGTCCCCTGGAAAGGACTATTATCGAATTAGCGTAAAACGTGAAGCAGGTGATTCACAGACACCAAAAGGAATCGTCTCTAATTTCTTACATGATTTCGTTCAAGAAGGAAGTATCTTACCAGTTAGTGCCCCTGCTGGAGATTTCACCTTGGATTTAAACGACAACAGACCGCTCATTTTAATTAGTGGCGGGGTAGGAGTAACACCAATGATGAGCATGCTGGAAACGGTGATCCAAGAACAACCGGCTAGAGAAGTTGTGTTTATACATGCTGCGAAAGCTGGCAATTTCCATGCGTTGAAAGATCGAGTTCAAGCCATCAGTAACGAATACGATCATGTTTCAAGCTACACGTTGTATAGTGAACCTGAAAAAGAAGATAGATGTGATGTAAGTGGTTATATTAGTTACGAATGGTTACGCACCATTCTTCCTGCTACAAATGCTGCCTTTTATTTCTGTGGTCCAAAAGGCTTTATGAACAAGACGTACCTTATTCTGAAACAGTTGCACGTTGCAAATACTGATATGCATTACGAAATTTTCGGTCCGGCTGCAGATATTACAGCATCCTAA
- a CDS encoding RrF2 family transcriptional regulator — MNLKKYTDYSLRVLILTGMKSEQELATIKEISTVFHISQEHLRKVVHNLTKLELIESIRGRNGGIRLAKPAEEINVGQLVRILENDFVLLECFNKETNHCIISPACTLKHVLNKALMAFFQVLDEYTLKDLINNEQELRKLMGI, encoded by the coding sequence ATGAATCTAAAAAAATACACCGACTATTCACTAAGAGTTTTAATTTTGACTGGAATGAAATCGGAACAGGAATTAGCAACTATAAAGGAGATATCTACTGTTTTTCATATATCACAAGAGCATTTACGAAAAGTCGTTCACAACTTAACAAAGCTGGAGCTCATTGAATCCATTCGTGGTAGGAATGGGGGTATTCGTTTAGCGAAGCCAGCAGAAGAAATTAATGTAGGTCAACTTGTGCGCATATTGGAAAATGATTTTGTATTATTGGAGTGTTTCAACAAGGAAACGAATCACTGTATTATTTCTCCAGCGTGTACGTTAAAGCATGTGCTTAACAAAGCATTAATGGCTTTTTTTCAAGTGCTTGATGAATATACATTAAAAGATTTAATTAATAATGAGCAAGAGCTGCGAAAACTGATGGGCATCTGA